The following proteins are encoded in a genomic region of Micromonospora olivasterospora:
- a CDS encoding response regulator transcription factor — protein sequence MDVAVADDGALFREGLQLLLSAAGHQVVGCVEDGDRLLELLARTPVDVAIMDIRMPPGADGGLQTAQRVRAEHPHVGLLLLSQHAEAHYLFRLLEIGTERIGYRLKDQVAGVAVLADTLVRIAAGEIVIEPALAANLVDRPSPPVRSVLADLTEQERAVLRLMAEGRSNSAIATELFLSVKTVEKRIASIFTKLNLPAESAAHHRRVLAVLAYMRSNQMAG from the coding sequence ATGGACGTTGCGGTAGCCGACGACGGCGCGCTGTTCCGGGAAGGGCTGCAACTGCTGCTGTCCGCCGCGGGGCACCAGGTGGTCGGCTGCGTCGAGGACGGCGACCGACTGCTGGAGTTACTGGCCCGTACCCCCGTCGACGTGGCAATCATGGACATCCGGATGCCGCCAGGCGCGGACGGCGGACTGCAGACCGCCCAGCGCGTACGGGCGGAACACCCCCACGTCGGGCTGCTGCTGCTGTCCCAGCACGCCGAGGCGCACTACCTGTTCCGACTGCTGGAGATCGGCACCGAGCGGATCGGGTACCGGCTCAAAGACCAGGTGGCCGGGGTGGCCGTGCTCGCCGACACGCTGGTGCGCATCGCCGCCGGCGAGATCGTGATCGAGCCGGCGCTGGCCGCCAACCTGGTGGACCGGCCGAGCCCACCGGTACGCAGTGTGCTGGCCGATCTCACCGAGCAGGAACGCGCCGTGCTGCGGCTCATGGCGGAAGGGCGGTCGAATTCCGCGATCGCGACGGAGTTGTTCCTGTCGGTCAAAACGGTCGAGAAGCGGATCGCGAGCATATTCACCAAGCTGAACCTGCCGGCCGAGTCGGCCGCGCACCACCGGCGGGTTCTGGCGGTGCTCGCCTACATGCGCTCGAACCAGATGGCGGGCTAG
- a CDS encoding Hsp70 family protein, whose translation MYGVGIDLGTSFTAAATASAWALDMVPLAGQAIVTPSVAYLDEQGALLTGEAADRLGLQNPSRMAREFKRRLGDPTPVILDGAPYSPTALMAALLQSVVDTVSQAQGAPPDRIVLTHPAVWGPYRREQFAEIPHLAGLPRPHTDPGRAARSDGPTVITITEPVAAATYYCSTQPLPPDGLLAVYDLGGGTFDSAVVRNGRDGLEIIGTPEGIEWLGGADFDQAIMDHVDRQLDGAITALDPTDPGTPAILAAVQRDCMLAKEALSTRDKADITVPLPGSDRHVTVTREAFEQMITPPVETTMETFRRTLTAAGITMQDLTAVLLVGGSSQIPLVTQLLRDTLRRPIMTNTHPKHAVALGAAMLSSDTHTAHFIPAPRIPTTRRTKPNTPTTTATTTTTRTSTPPTAAEHDSGEPEAAAPAAALGALALEAGRGAKHSARPPAEPTQPVSGPAGDTQPADVPPPAWRRWSRPVNARVVVALVAVTGLLGAAMLLGTDTPSDRPQVSGATSGADIPGDRPMLKLEDVRVQKPSKLATVRPAVVGTKHFVDRPPVFTSVPAPLTGAVLIPGSSNDKRLTAPADYLVFDVTHDATVYVALDRRGSPEVDNWWPAWLNQQGFKRTDMIIPTNDKSQRHFVVFAKKVPAGRVTLGPNAATSVYSTGYITLVTAD comes from the coding sequence ATGTATGGGGTGGGCATCGACCTGGGTACCAGCTTCACCGCCGCAGCGACAGCCTCCGCCTGGGCCCTGGACATGGTGCCCCTGGCCGGGCAGGCGATCGTCACCCCGTCGGTCGCCTACCTCGACGAACAGGGCGCGCTGCTGACCGGTGAGGCGGCCGACCGCCTCGGCCTGCAGAACCCCAGCCGGATGGCGCGGGAGTTCAAACGCCGCCTCGGTGATCCCACCCCGGTGATCCTGGACGGGGCGCCATACTCCCCCACCGCCCTGATGGCCGCCCTGCTCCAGTCCGTGGTGGACACCGTCAGCCAGGCCCAGGGCGCCCCACCCGACCGGATCGTGCTGACCCACCCGGCCGTGTGGGGCCCGTACCGGCGCGAACAGTTCGCCGAGATCCCCCACCTGGCCGGCCTGCCCCGCCCACACACCGACCCGGGACGGGCAGCCCGGTCCGACGGCCCGACCGTCATCACCATCACCGAACCGGTCGCCGCGGCCACCTACTACTGCTCCACCCAACCACTCCCCCCCGACGGCCTGCTGGCCGTCTACGACCTGGGCGGAGGCACCTTCGACAGCGCCGTGGTCCGCAACGGCCGCGACGGACTGGAGATCATCGGCACCCCCGAAGGCATCGAATGGCTCGGCGGCGCCGACTTCGACCAGGCGATCATGGACCACGTCGACCGCCAACTCGACGGCGCGATCACCGCCCTGGACCCCACCGACCCCGGCACCCCGGCGATCCTGGCCGCCGTCCAACGCGACTGCATGCTCGCGAAAGAAGCCCTGTCCACCCGCGACAAGGCCGACATCACCGTCCCCCTGCCCGGCTCCGACCGGCACGTAACCGTGACCCGGGAAGCGTTCGAGCAGATGATCACACCACCCGTGGAAACCACCATGGAAACGTTCCGGCGGACCCTCACCGCCGCCGGCATCACCATGCAGGACCTCACCGCCGTGCTCCTGGTCGGCGGATCATCCCAGATCCCCCTGGTCACCCAACTACTACGAGACACACTGCGGCGACCAATCATGACCAACACCCACCCGAAACACGCAGTCGCCCTCGGCGCCGCCATGCTCAGCTCCGACACCCACACCGCACACTTCATCCCCGCACCCCGCATCCCCACAACCCGACGAACCAAGCCCAACACACCAACCACCACGGCCACCACCACAACGACCCGAACCAGCACACCGCCCACAGCAGCCGAACACGACAGCGGCGAGCCCGAGGCAGCAGCCCCAGCAGCAGCACTGGGCGCGCTGGCCCTGGAGGCGGGGCGCGGCGCGAAGCACTCGGCACGGCCGCCGGCCGAGCCGACACAGCCGGTCAGCGGCCCTGCCGGAGACACTCAACCGGCGGACGTGCCGCCGCCGGCGTGGCGGCGGTGGTCACGGCCCGTGAACGCGCGCGTCGTTGTCGCGCTCGTCGCGGTCACCGGCCTGCTGGGCGCAGCGATGCTGCTCGGGACCGACACGCCGAGCGACCGGCCGCAGGTGTCCGGCGCGACGTCCGGGGCCGACATCCCGGGCGACCGGCCAATGCTCAAACTGGAGGACGTCCGGGTACAGAAACCGTCGAAGCTGGCTACGGTCCGCCCCGCGGTAGTAGGTACCAAGCATTTCGTCGACCGGCCGCCCGTCTTCACCAGCGTTCCCGCCCCGCTCACCGGAGCAGTGCTGATCCCCGGCTCCAGCAACGACAAGCGACTGACCGCCCCGGCGGACTACCTGGTCTTCGACGTCACACACGACGCCACCGTCTACGTCGCCCTCGACAGACGCGGATCACCGGAGGTGGACAACTGGTGGCCGGCGTGGCTGAACCAGCAGGGCTTCAAACGCACTGACATGATCATCCCAACCAACGACAAGAGCCAGCGCCACTTCGTCGTGTTCGCCAAAAAGGTGCCGGCCGGACGCGTCACACTCGGACCGAACGCGGCAACAAGCGTGTACTCCACCGGATACATCACGCTCGTAACCGCCGATTAA
- a CDS encoding GNAT family N-acetyltransferase, with product MVEHLTMPGFRAVAILGPLADIVGFGYGYLCRPGQRWRNWAAGAMPVVADRRRWLDDAYTVSELQVRPARQGGGLGEAMLRGMLSSAGTRTAVLSTAETAEARSRAWRLYRRMGFRDLRRGLGYPGDPRSFAILGRDLPWRDGSGCTGDRGAWPAVRR from the coding sequence TTGGTCGAACACCTGACGATGCCCGGGTTCCGAGCGGTGGCCATTCTGGGGCCGCTGGCCGACATCGTCGGATTCGGCTACGGCTATCTGTGTCGGCCTGGCCAGCGGTGGCGAAACTGGGCGGCCGGTGCGATGCCGGTCGTCGCCGATCGCAGGCGGTGGCTCGACGACGCCTACACCGTATCCGAGCTACAGGTCCGCCCGGCCCGCCAGGGCGGAGGGCTGGGTGAGGCAATGCTGCGCGGCATGCTGTCATCGGCCGGCACGCGGACGGCAGTGCTGTCGACGGCGGAGACGGCCGAGGCGCGGTCGCGGGCGTGGCGGCTGTATCGGCGGATGGGATTCCGTGACCTGCGCCGCGGGCTGGGCTATCCCGGCGACCCGCGTTCGTTCGCCATCCTCGGCCGCGATCTGCCGTGGCGGGACGGTTCGGGGTGCACGGGGGATCGCGGTGCGTGGCCGGCAGTGAGGAGGTAG
- a CDS encoding LPXTG cell wall anchor domain-containing protein, with product MTDVNRTLRRLLSLAGGLLLGMLAALVAVSPAAAHQTRVSGAAVCQPDGTYEITWQVNNGSWENRYAQITKLVARPQEPIDGIKVGSAISADTDGNGPKGVVTGVQRVPGTTTSATLTVSATWFERNGDRTGISSTDSGHAAGLKGTCRKTPQCVGMAQATYKHTFDGAKGRATIELAGDLPLCKDQKQEFLLVSYFAPSAEASWPQYAHDHHIAAIDATHRKVELKVDVPKCYTQIDLVWGGKSELITPMLAKGKRYGDKKLGSKGKPGNRSAGPLGAYNGGAVSCAQPKATFVPACDGSVTVHLSGGRYPVTFRVTAAGVDRAAEVPAGKSVKLQLPAGTGPIVVAERGKEVARYLWSRPSTCGLPTMSTESTCTELKVTITHPGQGMPPMEAVASYGTQDRKITASDGRSETVVFAAGRERVVNVVFDGDDYKLIGEYEDPGTCEKLPATGAMTARISLIGVLMVAFGAALIIFVRRRKTSTDER from the coding sequence GTGACCGACGTGAACAGAACCCTCCGAAGGCTACTCTCCCTGGCGGGCGGCCTGCTGCTCGGCATGCTCGCGGCGCTGGTGGCGGTGAGCCCCGCGGCAGCGCATCAGACCCGGGTCAGCGGGGCCGCGGTGTGCCAGCCGGACGGCACGTATGAGATCACCTGGCAGGTAAACAACGGCAGCTGGGAGAACAGATACGCTCAGATCACCAAGCTCGTCGCGCGACCGCAGGAGCCGATCGACGGGATCAAGGTGGGCAGCGCGATCAGCGCCGACACCGACGGCAACGGTCCGAAAGGTGTCGTAACCGGCGTGCAGCGGGTGCCGGGCACGACGACGAGTGCCACCCTGACGGTGTCGGCGACCTGGTTCGAGCGCAACGGCGACCGTACCGGCATCTCCAGCACCGACTCCGGCCACGCCGCTGGCCTCAAGGGGACGTGCAGGAAGACACCGCAATGCGTCGGCATGGCACAGGCCACGTACAAACATACGTTCGACGGCGCGAAGGGCCGGGCGACGATCGAGCTCGCCGGTGACCTGCCCCTGTGCAAGGATCAGAAGCAGGAGTTCCTCCTCGTCTCCTACTTCGCGCCGAGCGCCGAGGCGAGTTGGCCGCAATACGCGCACGACCACCACATCGCGGCGATCGACGCCACGCACCGTAAGGTTGAGCTGAAGGTCGACGTGCCGAAGTGCTACACCCAGATCGACCTTGTCTGGGGCGGCAAGAGCGAGCTGATCACGCCAATGTTGGCGAAGGGCAAGCGCTACGGCGACAAGAAGCTGGGCAGCAAGGGCAAGCCCGGCAACCGCTCCGCCGGCCCGCTCGGCGCCTACAACGGCGGTGCCGTGTCCTGCGCACAGCCGAAGGCCACCTTCGTGCCGGCCTGCGACGGGTCGGTCACCGTCCATCTCAGCGGTGGCCGCTATCCGGTGACGTTCCGGGTCACCGCGGCCGGTGTGGACCGTGCTGCCGAGGTGCCCGCGGGGAAGTCGGTGAAGTTGCAGCTGCCGGCGGGCACGGGCCCGATCGTCGTAGCCGAGCGGGGCAAGGAAGTGGCTCGTTATCTCTGGTCGCGGCCGTCGACCTGCGGGCTGCCCACGATGTCCACCGAGTCGACCTGCACCGAGCTGAAGGTGACCATCACCCATCCGGGTCAGGGGATGCCGCCGATGGAGGCGGTCGCCAGCTATGGCACGCAGGACAGGAAGATCACGGCCTCCGACGGGAGATCGGAGACGGTCGTCTTCGCCGCCGGACGAGAGCGCGTCGTCAATGTGGTATTTGACGGCGACGACTACAAGCTGATCGGTGAGTACGAGGACCCGGGCACCTGCGAGAAGCTGCCGGCGACAGGTGCGATGACCGCCCGGATCAGCCTCATCGGAGTCCTGATGGTCGCCTTCGGGGCGGCCCTGATCATCTTCGTGCGCCGCAGAAAGACGTCGACCGACGAGCGCTAG
- a CDS encoding Hsp70 family protein, protein MYGVGIDLGTSFTAAATASAWALDMVPLAGQAIVTPSVAYLDEQGALLTGEAADRLGLQNPSRMAREFKRRLGDPTPVILDGAPYSPTALMAALLQSVVDTVSQAQGAPPDRIVLTHPAVWGPYRREQFAEIPHLAGLPRPHTDPGRAARSDGPTVITITEPVAAATYYCSTQPLPPDGLLAVYDLGGGTFDSAVVRNGRDGLEIIGTPEGIEWLGGADFDQAIMDHVDRQLDGAITALDPTDPGTPAILAAVQRDCMLAKEALSTRDKADITVPLPGSDRHVTVTREAFEQMITPPVETTMETFRRTLTAAGITMQDLTAVLLVGGSSQIPLVTQLLRDTLRRPIMTNTHPKHAVALGAAMLSSDTHTAHPIPAPRIPTTRRTKPNTPTTTTARTSAPPTAAEHDSGEHRLVGRHVAPGSVTPAPAAGAPAPKAKRGAKHRARSAANPTQPVTGPTGDTHPADLPSPARRQWSRLANARLVVTLVVVFGLLGVALVSGNDAPSHRPQVSSATSETNVPSERPQAPSATPATIAPSKRPQVPSATPATIAPSKRPQAPSATPATIAPSGRPMLKLEDVQVHKPSKLTSVRPAVVGTKHFVDRSPVFTSVPAPLTGAVLIPGSSNDKRLTAPADYLVFDVTHDATVYVALDRRGAPDVDNWWPAWLNQQGFKRTDMIIPTNDKDQRHFVVFAKKVPAGRVTLGPNAATSVYSTGYITLVTAD, encoded by the coding sequence ATGTATGGGGTGGGCATCGACCTGGGTACCAGCTTCACCGCCGCAGCGACAGCCTCCGCCTGGGCCCTGGACATGGTGCCCCTGGCCGGGCAGGCGATCGTCACCCCGTCGGTCGCCTACCTCGACGAACAGGGCGCGCTGCTGACCGGTGAGGCGGCCGACCGCCTCGGCCTGCAGAACCCCAGCCGGATGGCGCGGGAGTTCAAACGCCGCCTCGGTGATCCCACCCCGGTGATCCTGGACGGGGCGCCATACTCCCCCACCGCCCTGATGGCCGCCCTGCTCCAGTCCGTGGTGGACACCGTCAGCCAGGCCCAGGGCGCCCCACCCGACCGGATCGTGCTGACCCACCCGGCCGTGTGGGGCCCGTACCGGCGCGAACAGTTCGCCGAGATCCCTCACCTGGCCGGCCTGCCCCGCCCACACACCGACCCGGGACGGGCAGCCCGGTCCGACGGCCCGACCGTCATCACCATCACCGAACCGGTCGCCGCGGCCACCTACTACTGCTCCACCCAACCACTCCCCCCCGACGGCCTGCTGGCCGTCTACGACCTGGGCGGAGGCACCTTCGACAGCGCCGTGGTCCGCAACGGCCGCGACGGACTGGAGATCATCGGCACCCCCGAAGGCATCGAATGGCTCGGCGGCGCCGACTTCGACCAGGCGATCATGGACCACGTCGACCGCCAACTCGACGGCGCGATCACCGCCCTGGACCCCACCGACCCCGGCACCCCGGCGATCCTGGCCGCCGTCCAACGCGACTGCATGCTCGCGAAAGAAGCCCTGTCCACCCGCGACAAGGCCGACATCACCGTCCCCCTGCCCGGCTCCGACCGGCACGTAACCGTGACCCGGGAAGCGTTCGAGCAGATGATCACACCACCCGTGGAAACCACCATGGAAACGTTCCGGCGGACCCTCACCGCCGCCGGCATCACCATGCAGGACCTCACCGCCGTGCTCCTGGTCGGCGGATCATCCCAGATCCCCCTGGTCACCCAACTACTACGAGACACACTGCGGCGACCAATCATGACCAACACCCACCCGAAACACGCAGTCGCCCTCGGCGCCGCCATGCTCAGCTCCGACACCCACACCGCACACCCCATCCCCGCACCCCGCATCCCCACAACCCGACGAACCAAGCCCAACACACCAACCACCACAACGGCCCGAACCAGCGCACCACCCACAGCAGCCGAACACGACAGCGGCGAGCACCGCCTTGTTGGTCGGCACGTAGCACCCGGTTCGGTCACGCCCGCGCCCGCAGCCGGCGCCCCGGCCCCGAAGGCGAAGCGCGGCGCGAAGCACCGGGCACGGTCCGCGGCCAATCCGACACAGCCGGTCACCGGCCCTACCGGCGACACCCACCCAGCCGACCTGCCGTCACCGGCGCGACGGCAGTGGTCACGGCTCGCGAACGCGCGCCTCGTCGTCACGCTCGTCGTGGTCTTCGGTCTGCTTGGCGTAGCGCTCGTGTCCGGGAACGACGCCCCGAGCCACCGGCCACAGGTGTCCAGCGCGACGTCCGAAACCAACGTCCCGAGCGAGCGGCCGCAGGCGCCCAGCGCAACGCCCGCAACCATCGCCCCGAGCAAACGGCCGCAGGTGCCCAGCGCAACGCCCGCAACCATCGCCCCGAGCAAACGGCCGCAGGCGCCCAGCGCAACGCCCGCAACCATCGCCCCGAGCGGCCGGCCAATGCTCAAACTGGAGGACGTCCAGGTACACAAACCGTCGAAGCTGACCTCTGTCCGCCCCGCGGTAGTAGGTACCAAGCATTTCGTCGACCGGTCACCCGTCTTCACCAGCGTTCCCGCCCCGCTCACCGGAGCAGTACTGATCCCCGGCTCCAGCAACGACAAGCGACTGACCGCCCCGGCGGACTACCTGGTCTTCGACGTCACACACGACGCCACCGTCTACGTCGCCCTCGACAGACGCGGAGCACCGGACGTGGACAACTGGTGGCCCGCCTGGCTGAACCAGCAGGGCTTCAAACGCACTGACATGATCATCCCAACCAACGACAAGGACCAACGCCACTTCGTCGTGTTCGCCAAAAAGGTGCCGGCCGGACGCGTCACACTCGGACCGAACGCGGCAACAAGCGTGTACTCCACCGGATACATCACGCTCGTAACCGCTGATTGA
- a CDS encoding SAM-dependent methyltransferase, with product MTTESSVQLAGIDPSIPTAAGMYDYYLGGRNNFAADRRAANKVIAAAPEVILMARENRGFIQRAVRFLARDAGIRQFLDIGSGMPTQGNVHEIAQAEAPDARVVYVDNDPQVLVRSRALKTTEAKTTSVITADLRDPDAILNHPETRAQIDFDQPMAILLVAVLHFIDDEADPYGIVARLRDSMAPGSYLVINHATADPRPGNAGGAAEVYKNTKYPATHRTRDQIERFFDGAPLIDPGLVFVPEWRPDVETDISPEEVWILGGVGRKPTVD from the coding sequence ATGACCACGGAAAGCTCAGTCCAGTTGGCCGGCATCGATCCCTCCATCCCCACTGCTGCGGGCATGTACGACTACTACCTGGGCGGTAGGAACAATTTCGCAGCCGATCGCCGAGCCGCGAACAAGGTGATCGCAGCGGCTCCCGAGGTGATTCTCATGGCCCGGGAGAATCGCGGGTTCATCCAACGCGCGGTGCGATTCCTGGCCCGCGACGCGGGCATCCGCCAATTCCTCGACATCGGCAGTGGCATGCCCACCCAAGGCAACGTCCACGAGATCGCCCAAGCTGAGGCGCCAGACGCACGCGTGGTCTACGTCGACAACGATCCGCAGGTGCTGGTCCGCTCGCGTGCCTTGAAGACCACCGAAGCCAAGACCACGAGCGTGATCACGGCGGACCTCCGCGACCCGGATGCCATCCTCAACCACCCCGAGACCCGGGCGCAGATCGACTTCGACCAGCCGATGGCCATCCTGCTGGTGGCCGTCCTTCACTTCATCGACGACGAAGCTGACCCGTACGGGATCGTCGCCCGCCTCCGCGACTCGATGGCCCCGGGTAGCTACCTGGTCATCAATCACGCCACCGCCGACCCCAGGCCGGGCAACGCTGGCGGCGCCGCAGAGGTCTACAAGAACACCAAGTATCCGGCCACCCACCGCACGCGCGATCAAATCGAACGCTTCTTCGACGGCGCACCCCTCATCGACCCCGGCCTGGTGTTCGTTCCGGAATGGCGGCCCGACGTCGAAACCGACATCAGCCCAGAGGAGGTCTGGATCCTCGGCGGCGTAGGCCGAAAGCCGACCGTGGACTAA
- a CDS encoding purine-cytosine permease family protein, whose translation MGQQEALLENPRHESELRQPLTFEQHGVDRIPEAERKSTPWTFFTVCTGASFTLGSVAFGWLPVSFGLSFWASLTSITVGTLIGLVPLVPLIVIGSRTATNNSTSSGAHFGVRGRLIGSIIGLGMMLLGTAIAIWSSGGVLVAGAARLLHTPTGSGALALTYTVLGLLSVLIAVYGYHLLVRTTLILMVFGVLTTLLLVAAFAGHVDVGYRGGQYALGSFTSTWLLSVFAVGVGGVMTMSTIAGDWTRYISSRRYPTSRLLPVGLLAVVLSYIVPMGIGALVSTAFVDPSAPFPQSLVTAAPGWYAILLIPMALFGGLGWTASNVYSSGLDLSAIVSRLTRANATTIVSIVSVGLVLAGSLVWNAADSLSAISLILLAASAPWAAVIGIGYLRCGGRYLPDDLQVFNRRQRGGAYWYTNGWNVPAVVAWAVGCGFGLLTVRTTLYTGPLANIANGIDVSFVGSFLLAGALYLGLETLRPGAGTTSQAPVTPSTPVIQNTTP comes from the coding sequence ATGGGACAACAAGAGGCACTCCTCGAAAACCCTCGACACGAATCCGAGCTACGTCAGCCGCTTACCTTCGAACAGCATGGTGTCGACCGTATCCCGGAAGCGGAGCGGAAGAGTACGCCGTGGACGTTCTTCACCGTCTGCACCGGGGCCAGCTTCACCCTCGGGAGCGTGGCGTTCGGCTGGCTCCCGGTCTCGTTCGGGCTCAGCTTCTGGGCATCGCTCACCTCAATCACGGTGGGCACGCTCATCGGGCTCGTTCCACTCGTACCGCTCATCGTCATCGGCTCACGCACCGCCACCAACAATTCCACCTCGAGCGGGGCTCATTTCGGTGTACGGGGCCGACTGATCGGGTCCATCATCGGGCTGGGCATGATGTTGCTGGGCACAGCCATCGCTATCTGGTCCAGCGGCGGTGTACTCGTCGCGGGCGCGGCCAGGCTCCTCCATACGCCGACGGGGAGCGGTGCCCTTGCGCTGACCTACACGGTTCTCGGCCTCCTTTCGGTGCTGATCGCGGTATACGGGTACCACCTGCTCGTCCGGACCACGCTGATCCTGATGGTCTTCGGCGTGCTCACCACGCTGCTACTGGTGGCGGCCTTCGCCGGCCACGTCGACGTGGGGTATCGGGGCGGTCAGTACGCGCTCGGCAGCTTCACCAGCACCTGGCTGCTGTCGGTGTTCGCCGTCGGCGTCGGTGGCGTCATGACGATGAGTACGATCGCCGGCGACTGGACCCGCTACATATCGTCCCGCCGCTATCCGACGTCCAGGCTGCTGCCTGTCGGCCTGCTGGCCGTGGTCCTGAGCTACATCGTGCCCATGGGGATCGGCGCGCTCGTGAGCACGGCGTTCGTCGACCCGTCGGCACCCTTCCCGCAGAGCTTGGTGACCGCGGCGCCCGGTTGGTATGCCATCCTGCTCATCCCGATGGCCCTCTTCGGTGGCCTGGGCTGGACGGCGTCGAACGTCTACAGTTCGGGGCTCGACCTCAGCGCCATCGTCAGCCGGCTGACCCGGGCGAACGCGACCACGATCGTGAGCATCGTCAGCGTGGGGCTGGTACTCGCCGGCTCGCTCGTGTGGAACGCTGCTGACTCGCTGTCCGCGATCTCACTCATCCTGCTTGCGGCCAGCGCACCATGGGCCGCGGTCATCGGCATTGGTTACCTGCGGTGCGGTGGACGATACCTCCCCGACGACCTTCAGGTGTTCAACCGGCGGCAACGCGGTGGCGCGTACTGGTACACGAACGGCTGGAACGTGCCCGCCGTTGTCGCCTGGGCGGTGGGGTGCGGATTCGGACTGCTCACCGTGCGGACCACGCTCTACACCGGCCCGTTGGCAAACATAGCCAACGGCATCGATGTGAGCTTCGTGGGTTCGTTCCTCCTCGCCGGGGCGCTGTATCTCGGCCTGGAGACCCTGCGCCCTGGCGCCGGTACCACGTCCCAGGCGCCGGTCACCCCGAGCACCCCGGTCATCCAGAACACCACGCCGTGA
- a CDS encoding cytochrome P450: MAASAVPENIGLPESASLAEPEYTSGARWLRPSEWPTEADPYFQPRPLDSSTTPAIISRYDDVLAVMLDPEDIWRREIPPALFPLDDRHCIMGASWMLDGEVHKRLRRTLRQINRGSTDRTRRFTRTLTGMLLARLMNEPPPWNLSRVIDDVSMRVIIECTLQAPPLLVHAVRLRQLWHEAGAASDGYFGMARQPEFEAILQLVTEEHHDLPDGLARHLVDMRDSGVMTDSQLMSQLGMLVVSYETQAASAASLIGMLLEHDLYGYARQATAHPELMRRIVAEGSRRGLSFPTNLMTPSRPVTIDGQTLPAGEPVLVSYAAANMDPIRFGASASRFDPRPSRPTHLAFGQGPHRCQGETGAEQFVEDVLVAMLTQLPDDVQLDHDGKVLRETAGISWTIPRLLVSPRPGS, translated from the coding sequence ATGGCAGCATCGGCTGTTCCCGAGAACATCGGCCTTCCGGAGAGCGCCAGTCTCGCCGAGCCGGAGTACACATCCGGAGCCAGATGGCTGCGACCGTCGGAATGGCCCACCGAGGCCGATCCCTATTTCCAGCCCAGGCCTCTCGACAGCAGCACCACTCCGGCGATCATCAGCCGGTACGACGACGTGCTCGCGGTGATGCTCGATCCCGAGGACATCTGGCGCCGTGAGATACCACCAGCACTCTTTCCGCTCGATGATCGTCATTGCATCATGGGCGCCTCCTGGATGTTGGACGGTGAGGTACACAAGCGGCTGCGCCGAACGCTGCGGCAGATCAACCGCGGCTCCACCGACCGAACGCGTAGGTTCACCCGGACGCTCACCGGAATGTTGCTCGCCAGGTTGATGAACGAGCCGCCGCCGTGGAACCTCTCCCGGGTCATCGATGACGTATCCATGCGGGTCATCATCGAGTGCACCCTGCAGGCACCGCCCCTCCTGGTCCACGCGGTGCGGCTTCGGCAGCTGTGGCACGAAGCGGGCGCTGCCAGCGACGGCTACTTCGGCATGGCACGCCAGCCCGAGTTCGAAGCGATCCTGCAGCTCGTGACCGAGGAACACCACGACCTGCCCGATGGGCTGGCCCGTCACCTGGTCGATATGCGGGACTCCGGTGTCATGACCGACAGCCAGCTCATGAGTCAGCTGGGGATGCTGGTCGTCAGCTACGAAACGCAGGCCGCCTCGGCCGCGAGCCTGATCGGCATGCTCCTTGAACACGACCTGTACGGGTACGCCCGCCAGGCCACCGCGCATCCCGAACTCATGCGGCGAATCGTCGCCGAGGGTAGCCGGCGTGGCCTCTCCTTCCCCACAAACCTCATGACGCCGTCGAGACCGGTAACCATCGACGGCCAGACGCTTCCCGCCGGGGAGCCGGTGCTTGTGTCCTACGCGGCGGCAAACATGGATCCGATCCGCTTCGGCGCTTCGGCGAGTCGTTTCGACCCGCGGCCCTCGCGGCCCACACACCTCGCGTTTGGTCAAGGGCCGCATCGCTGTCAAGGAGAGACGGGCGCCGAGCAGTTCGTGGAGGATGTGTTGGTGGCAATGCTGACCCAGCTGCCGGACGACGTTCAACTCGACCACGACGGGAAGGTACTCCGCGAGACCGCGGGCATCTCGTGGACGATCCCGCGCCTGCTGGTGAGCCCCCGTCCCGGATCGTGA